From the genome of Halobacteriovorax marinus SJ:
CAAAGAAGAGACTCTACGGCTTCTATGCCATCCACACAGGCCTCATTATGATTGGCTGTGGATCATTTATTACTTGGTTCTCAGGAATTGATGGTACGATTTTACTTGAGCCGAATACTCCTGCTAGAAAAGTTATTCTTACAGATGATATTTTGAGAATAATCTATCACGACGATGGGAAGACCGTGACCAGAAAGCTTCCTTATATCGCTTTTAAAACAAATATTGATGATAAATATGAGAATGTCACATTAGAGGACTACTACCCTTTTGCTGAGAAAGAACTCTTTTGGAGATCGGGTAATAATCCATATTCACTCAATGCAAGTATTCACTCATCTTCCTATATATTGTCTAATCCCAATGTATCACAGGAATTTACCCTCTCACTCCACCCAGAGGCCATTGAATTTGAAGCATCAACAGGTCTAGGGCCACTTAATGTAACGTATCTTCCAAAGAACTTGGCCAACTGCTTTGCTGAAAATAACCCAAGTGGATATATTGTTTGGGATAGCAAAGAGAGTACGTGTTTTACTCCTGAGAGTAGAAAGGTAGAGATTAGAGAGACTAGTGAAAAGAATAAATTCTTTGTTATCAAAGAAGATACTAAAATCTATTCATTCTTCCCTGACTTCAACCCATGGCCAGTAGATGAGAAGCTTGAAGTCATCAAAGACTCTCACCTAAGAGTATTCAGTAAAAAGCTATTTGAAGAAAAGCCTAACCTCTTTCTCTTTGGTAGAAAAGCCGCTTTCTTTGAAGATGAGAAATGGCAACTTAGAAGTCTAGAAAAGAAGTCTGATATTGTTGAACTTCCTTGGATGGGACTAGAGCTTATTCTAAAGAAACACGACGAGACTAAATTCCCAAGCTATAGACCTGTGGCCACAATGCCAA
Proteins encoded in this window:
- a CDS encoding cytochrome c biogenesis protein ResB; translated protein: MSFDFQKKLEKTERFLGGLKFAVIVIILFSIFMIVGTFFESYYGTDFVNRTIYKRFPFMAVQFGIFVSVFFAMLLRLPPKKRLYGFYAIHTGLIMIGCGSFITWFSGIDGTILLEPNTPARKVILTDDILRIIYHDDGKTVTRKLPYIAFKTNIDDKYENVTLEDYYPFAEKELFWRSGNNPYSLNASIHSSSYILSNPNVSQEFTLSLHPEAIEFEASTGLGPLNVTYLPKNLANCFAENNPSGYIVWDSKESTCFTPESRKVEIRETSEKNKFFVIKEDTKIYSFFPDFNPWPVDEKLEVIKDSHLRVFSKKLFEEKPNLFLFGRKAAFFEDEKWQLRSLEKKSDIVELPWMGLELILKKHDETKFPSYRPVATMPIQKNGSLIKGQTKALKIKVLGKEYWVLDDRPVTLRINGKKVSFVLDKEILTLPFEFILTKFKMEKDPGTNKPASYESFVKLFTDKGPSDHHIFMNNPLKHAGFTFYQASYSQDPETGVYSSTLSVNVDQGRFLKYLGSLFLVLGAMAHYFLNKRKLKKTESSDILNLE